Sequence from the Muntiacus reevesi chromosome 9, mMunRee1.1, whole genome shotgun sequence genome:
GACactccccaaataaataaataaataaataaataagaaaacctGTAAGGATGGTCTAGACTGATAAAAGAAGCATCATTAGCACatttatattatctatatatCCATGGTGTTCCCTTTgctatgtatttattattataacaatttaaaatataaagagcaaGGTTCAGAATCAATAAATAAGTAGTTCGAATGCAGCAAAATTATCTGACTGATGGTTTTCCTATATCATTCAGTCTTCTATCTGCACGAGAATTTATTAACTTCCCCAAGCCAAGTCTCAAAATAGCAATACATTTAtgcataagttaaaaaaaattgagtccCATTAGTATACCATTTCAGAAGATTTAATTCCCTGAAGATACTGGGAAGAGGCAAAAATCATGTCCTCAGTGggcttaacattttaaaaagagtaaatcaCTCATGGTGGTTTAAAGTCTAGATGATTTTCTGTGAGAAATAATTGAACCCTAGGGTGCTGATCCCTCTGTGGCAATTCTGGTATAAATTCCTCAGCTTCTTCATATCGGTGCTGTCACTGGGAAATCACTCTTCTTTCACCGGCATGACTAGGTACTGAACAGTTTGCTGtgctgtatgcttagtcactcactcgtgtttgactctttgtgaccccatggacggtagcccaccggacttctctgtccatgaggatgctccaggcaggaatactggagtgggctgccatggcctcctccaggggattttcccaatccagggtcaaatccaggtcttctgcactgcagccatattctttaccatctgagccgccaggaaagcccaagaatactggagtgggtagcctatcccctctccaggggatcttctgaaccctgCAATCAAAATGTGATCTCCTGAGTTGCATGCATATTCTTTTCCAGCtaagcaatattttatttttctcatagtacaaatatttataaatataccaTGGAGTGGTATCACAATGGCCAAAGAAATACATCAAAGGCCACAAAACAGAGCCTCAGGTTGAGAGTGTCTGTCAAGAATACAAAGCTGTATAGTGCCCAGAGCCATTTCTGTCCACTTCTCTCTAAGATTACCTTGCCAAGTCAAtttttctcatcagatggccaaaatattggaggttcagcttcagcatcagtccttccaatgatttttcagtactgatttcttttaggatgaactggttggatctccttgcagtccaagggactctcaagagccttctccaacaccacagttcaaaaacatcaattcttaggtgctcaactttctttatggtccaactcttatatccatacctgactactggaaaacccataccttggactagacagacctttgtcagcaaaagaatgtttctacttttcaacatgctgtctagaatcatcagattttcttccaaggagatggTCTCTTTATCATGTACAAAAGTTGAGAAATACACTTTATGATTTCTTACATACTGTCtcagttttataaataatatgattattattatcaGTGTGACCTTTACAGATCTCAAATTGAATCCCTGTCATACAGTTTATTCTTACTTTTTGATAGAGTTAAAATGAGGTaaagttgcaaaaatatttttacagtttGGGGATGGCTGTgtcaatcatttttttaaaaattgtcttttcctcaaagggaaatttttaatacataattttatcCCAATTATTCcctcatttaatatttaataccaCTAATAAATatggatatataaaaataatcaccTATTATTTAGGTACTGTATTTTTACCTGCATTTATACAAAAACAGCAATTTATTTTTGTGTCCCATGAGCcaattgctgctgctgccaagtcaatTATTGTCCTAAATAATTGGTTGAAATATACAGAGCTAAGGATAGCCTGGGATATCTTACTGAAGTAAGATTTGGTTATGTGAGGGCAAACTGAGGTAGGCAAGTGTGGATAAAATGAACATACATCACAGGACTGCCTAGAAAATAACCTCGAGGTTAGAGTGGCAGGTAGACAGACACTGGTTCTATAAAGATCTATCTGTTCCATTTCCCTAAATCAATCACCCGTGGgggaaaaacaatgaatttcaattATTGACACTTCAGACACTGCATCATAAttattctgaaaacaaagaaTCATAGTTCTAAAGAAAAGCAATATTTAAAGGGTGTGTAAGTGACCAATTCATGATAATGATTTGTAGAAAAGATTTCAGCTTCTTAACTATTAAGAGACTTGCAGAAAAGCATTTGAAATTATGTAAATGTGTTCTATATTAAGTTAAATATTGAAACATCTAGTGCATGATTACTAGGTTATTTCTGGATATTTAAAGACAAATTTGATGaggaacatttttaaagactaCTGAATTTCTTatagtattgtttctgttttatgttttgttttgttttgttttggccatgaggcatgtgggatcatagctccCTAAAAGGGGATCACAtctttgttccctgcattggaaaatgaagttttaactactggatcacctgGAAAGTCCCCTATGTAACTTCTTTATGCCACATGTATTTAGAAGTGTGAAAAGAGCAGGCATTGATGAAATGATGTTATTAatggaaaatgataaaaaaaatacatttttatttcatttactttagaCATCATTGGAAGCCGAGCAAACACAATGTTAAAGGAAAACTACACAGAAGTGACTGAGTTTATTCTCCTGGGACTGACAGATCGAGTTGAGTTGCAGCCTTTCCTTTTTGCGATCTTCCTAGTCATCTACCTGACCACAGTCTTCGGCAATGTGAGCATGATTTTGAtaatcagaactgactcaaagctTCAGACtccaatgtacttcttcctcagtcaTCTCTCCTTTGTAGATCTCTGTTATGCCACCAATGTCATGCCTCAGATGCTGGTCAATCTCTTATCCAGGAGAAAAACCATTTCATTCCTTGGTTGCTTTATACAGTttgactttttcatttccttggggCTCACGGATAGCTATATGCTCACAGCAATGGCTTATGACCgttacgtggccatctgcaaacccttgTTTTATGGCATCAAAATGTCCCGATGTGTCTGCCTCTCTCTCATTGCTGCATCTTATATTTATGGCTTTGCAAATGGTCTTGCACAGACCATCTTGATGCTCCGCCTCACCTTCTGTGGACCCAACGAAATCAACCACTTCTACTGTGCAGACCCACCTCTCCTAGTCCTGGCCTGCTCAGACACTTATGTCAATGAAACTGCCATGTTCGTGGTGGCTGGTTCCAACCTCATGCTTTCTCTCATCATCATCCTCGTCtcctatattttcatatttacagCCATTCTGCAAATGCGTTCTCCAGAAGGGAGGCGCAAGGCCTTCTCCACTTGTGGGTCTCATCTGACAGTTGTCACCATGTTTTTTGGGACACTGTTCTGGATGTATCTGAGGCCGCCTTCTGAGGCATCTGTAGAACAGACCAAAATTGCAGCTGTGTTTTATATCTTTCTGAGTCCTATGCTAAACCCTTTGATCTACAGCCTTCGGAACAAAGATGTTAAGAGAGCAATAAGGAGAGTGATTCAAGAGAAATTGTTTGTCAATTAAGTACACATTTGGCCAGAGGTATGTAATATATCTGTATTCTCTGACCGAtcagaaagaattttaaattaataagtcACTTTTTGTCATTGACTTATTTTTACCTTTTGCAATTCACTTACGAAATGTGGAAGAATGTGTGAGATCATTAGCTTGTGTCACTTCAGTGTATTTGAAATGAATACCTCATGGAAATCCAATGACAAGACCAGACAGCAtcattatttttgtaatattaaTAAATGACAGATAATTCTGTGCACAATATTCATAAAGGTAGAAAGTTATAAAAGACAGAATTACCAATGATGCTAAGACAATGCCAATTTGTTTGATTTGAGGggtttaaaaatttccaaattattttccaaaacttgTCAATCATATAAGGAGGAACGTTTTTGGTTTAGTTGGTTGGTTCTTTCCTTTGCTCACATCATATGACCAAGAAGATTTTTGGGTATCTTAAATTATTACTCTAAGAACTATATTTAGATATTAGTACTGGTCTGACAGAATCCTCATTGATTAAATGTTTGACACAAAGGCCAAAtttcctttagttttgtttttaatatttcttttgattttttttttttaccaatataCCTCCAGCACTAACTTATTAttggctttcactttttttttttttttttgtatgcacTGTTAACAGCTCACAGACAAAAATAGCGAATAGTATAAAGAGCACTTTTCAAAGCATAGCTAATCATCCTTAAGTTTTCACACAATGACACTTTGTTTCAAATTTGCACAAATCTCCATGTCATGGACCTGACTGCTCACCTTGGCATCTCCCCCTGGGACATACAGGTTGGGAAAGCTCACGATGCTGGAAAACTCAGAAGAGACGAGCGTTGAGCAGAACTTGGTTCTGTTAGGTCAAtcgagttgatttttttttttttactgatttataACTGCTTTGTAATTTTAAGTTTCAGGTATGCACCATttgaaagtcacccagttgtgtccgactctttgtgatcccgcggactgtagcctgccagactcttctgtccatggggattctccaggcaagaatactcaagtgggttgacatgcccctctctaggggatcttccaaacccagggatcaaacccaggtctcctgcattgcgggcaggttctttagtgtctgagccaccagggaagcctggtgttcagCATAGTAATTTACAATTTTTAGAACTGTTAAAGAGGCTTTTctggttggctcagtggtaaaggatctgcttgcagtgcaggcgACTCAGAAAATACAGGTTTCAGaactgggttggtaagatccactggcagaggaaatgtttaaaaaacagtaaGAGTGATTCAAGAGAAGTTATTTGCCAAATAGCGTAGACATTTTGGTCACAGGTATGTAACATATCCATATTCTCTGATCAGTCAGTGAGCACTTTAAATTAACAAATCATTTTGGCTATTgactattcttttccttttataattcaCCTATGAGACTTGGAAGAATGTTATCAAACTGTTAGTTTTGACtcagtatattaaaataataccaCACATATATTAAGACACAAGACCAAACAGCATTGTCACTGCTCTATAAAATTAGGAAAAGGCAGATCATTCTGTCTACATTACCCATAGTCACCAAACATGTGAACTTGCTTGTTGgattgtttcttttgtattttttattcaaattataTAGAAATGAAGATCTTTAGGAATCTCAGGTTATGGCTCCAAGATATATCTTTAGATAATAGTACTGGTTCAATAGAATCCTCATTCATAAGATTGCTGAGTAAATCCTAAATATcctacagaatattttcattatatattttaagtgttttaatcTATTTATAGCCCTATCATAAACTAGttttcaggtttctttttttcgGTTTTTTTATGAACCATTTCCAGCACACACCCAAAATATGAAGCAACATAAAGACTACCAGTGTCAGGAGAACTAGCAATGAATATATCACACAATGCCACAGTTTTCAtcttttagatatttattttctcttggtgCGTAGTTGATTAACaccattgtgttagtttccggcACACAGCAAGGTGACTCGGTTATACCTATGCATGGATCTACACTTTTCCCATTGCTCACCCATTTAGATTACTGTAGAGTACTGAACAGTCTTCCCTGTGTTAACAGCAGAAACTCAGGTCCCGCACCTCTGCATGTCACGGACACGAGTGCTCACCTTTGGCGTCGCCTCCTGAAGCGTATCTGGGGAAAGGCTATGACACTGAAGCACGCTTAGAAGAGATGGGGCCTGAGCAGAGCAGGGTCCTATGAAGTCTCTCCAGCGAATTTTCTCTTATCAGATCTTCAGTGTCCTTCCAGATGTTTGAATTTTCATACAtgaaaatctagaaagatgatgtAGATTTGTAGGTTTTAAAACAATTGAGACTATATTATTAGGTCTTATCAAGTACTGAACTGGTATTATTCCTTTTACCATTTATACTTTCTATCCCTTCTGTGATGTGTAAAGTCTAAAGGTTTGATTTGTCTGATATTCACATATATTTAGCtgtttattctttgtttgtttttagttggtTATGTccagtatgttttcttttttttacttttttattttgagagtccttttgatcactatttcttattttattgtggATATTGACACTTTTGAATATTTCTGACAACTTAGTTTGTGCTTTTCACAAAGTTCTTTacgctttttctcctttttacctACTGTGAATTAAATCATATTTTgctactttccttcctttttaatccTTGTTTGACTATGACACATTCTATTTTCTGCTATTAACAAGCTCCCTTAAATTGTGTGTGCATACTTGTCTTAACAGTCTTCATTAATCAGTACATCTACTTtgctattaaataataaaaagaatgtacaatattttaattatgaattCAGCCTGCTTCTAACTTATAAACTGTCATTTGTAGGTATAGAATAAATCATTAatagtaaattatttattaatgaaCTTTAAATATTATCTACATTGTATATGATTAcagttattattatattaaatggTGATTCAATGTTCATGTTCCTTTATCTTTTTTgacatttatcaatttttctctgACTATATTATATGGCACCCACTCTTCATTTACTGTTTGGTTTTCCCCTGTGTGATATATATCCTTCATCAGTTCTTTCAGTAAGAGTCCCTCTCTATCCACTTATCTGAGAATATCACTTGTCTATTCTCAAAGGACAATTTATTTGGATATGAATGTAGAAAGACAGATACTTGctttcagtatttaaaatatcttatattaTGGCTTCTTTTTGTTTGGCTACTCAGATGGATATATTACCAGATTATTTGTTATTTCTCTGTAGGTGAGATactatctttttcattttctaatattgTTTCAGTGTTTGTTGGAATTTAGTTATATTTATACTTTTGCATTTTCATTGCCTCTTTGCTGATCTCTTAACATCATATCCTCAGGATATATTCTCACAATTTCATATAACTTTAgttcatagaaattttaaaactgcatttttaatattattattgtgattgactcatgattataTTATCCCCAGTATTCTCAGCATCATGTGGGCCAGGTCGAAGGTCCTTGTCTAGCTTTGCTCACTGATTTAAAGTCAGAATTTATCACAAAATCTAGAATAGAGATATTCTGAATGCATATCACTTGAGTTAATAAACTATCACTATGACCTTAGCATTATAGTTTTTTGAGTAGTGAAAGATCTACTCCCTTTCACTTTCTAACAAAACTTTTATTCAATCTAAATCATTTAGAATCTGACTGTACAGTTTCTAAGCCTCATGCCTCCTACCATGAAACAGAaacttttgaaaaacagaaaccatcTTTGTCCTTTTCTTACATTCTCCATTGACTGCACAGTGGAAAACAGATCTTCTCTGAATATTTGACAACTATGTGGATGATGAATGAGCAGATTAATTGATAAGTGAATGCCTTTGTACCCAGAGAATGTGCAGCGCTATGTGGACGTGCTGCGTTTCTATTCTAAGCAATACCATATCAAAGACTCATAATCTGTTTGATCCCGGCCTCACAATGTGTTAACTGTAGGTTGCAGGAAAGTCAATTAACCTCTACTTGTCCCagtttcctatctgtaaaatgagcacCACTTGTAAGTTTATCTGAGCTAATGCTTTTGTAGCCATTAAGCCTAAGACTGCACATATTGCATACTCAATGCctactgagtgagtgagtgagtgagtgaagttgctcagtcgtgtccgactctttgcgaccccacggactgtagcctaccaggatcctccctccatggtattctccaagcaagaatactggagtgggttgccatttccttctccaggggatcttcccgactcaggaatcgaacctgggtcccctgcattgcaggcagatgctttaacctctgagccgccagggaagcctataaCTAATTACTCCCATCGTGGTTTCTTTCCTGTGACCTTTAAACAAGTTTGTCATTATCACAAATCCTCTCTCTGTAGACTTTCAGTTTGAGGGCTGAGATTATGCATTCAATGAAGTGTAGATTTACCTGAGAGCGGGAAAACTAAGAGGTTTTACAGTCCTCAATAAATACACATTGCACACTCCTTGAAGTATTTAGGACACATTGGTTCATAACTGTTATCCCCAGGGACCATGCTAGCTATGGAAATGACACCTCTGCTCACAAAGGTTTGAATTCCAGCAGTGACACTAGAAATATAAGTGAGTAATGAAAGCAGAGTGTGTTAATCAAAGGTAGAGCAGAGAGGTAGACAGCATGGGGAATGGAGGTCAAACTCTGTGGAGGCAAAGCAAAATTATACTCATTAACAGAAGAGAACTTAATGGAAAGAATTTAACTTAATAAAGAGAACGCAGACAGTGTTAGAGACATCAGTCCAAGTGGTTGAAGCACCTCGAGGCTATGTTCAGAAGGTAAATAAATCCCAGTCTTGAAGCAGCTAACACAAAGGCCACTGTCAGAAGTCAGTGAAACTAGATTCAGGAAGAACATCCCAGGCTGCATCTCAGCACAGGCCTCAGCAGGAATTTTCCTTGGAAGAACGCAGCCACCTTAGCACTTCATTGTGAAACTGGGGGGAAATGAGAAAGACATTTGGATACTTTTCTCTTATGCTCTCACCTCTGTTATGCTCCTGGTTTCTCCCACTGGCCAAACTTGGAAATTCGAAACCAAAGAAGCTCTAGTGATGGAATCTAAGGATTAAATttcaggtgggaaaaaaaaaaatgtagagaaaaaaaacatTAGGTCTAGATGGGCTAGGCTGACAAAGGAAGAATCACCAGCCCATTTATGTTATCTGTATTTCCACCATATTCTCTttgctaaatatttattattataactgtttaaaatataaagaacaaggTTTAGATTCAGAATATAAGTAGTCCAACTAACTAAAGTTGCCTGATTTTCCAGTGGTTTTCCTATATCATGCACTCTTCTATCTTGCATGTTGAAAATTTAAACACAATAAAATGAACTGCTGAAGATTTGTGAATATCAGAAAGAGCTTTTAGATTTTATGTATTAGAGATGGGAAAGAAACtataaattatattagaaaaaaaaaactagtttatTGCTTCACATAATCTAATAATATAAAGTCAATGTTTAGATAActacagaaagaaagtgaaaaatccaCAAACATCTCCCTCATGTCCtacatatgaaataataaaatgtgtatgGGGATATTGACGATCTGAATAAAGCAGAACAATCAACTAGATTGATGTAACCGAACCATGTTCTACTCAACTCCCACATCTTCTGAGAGCTTTCCAACACTATAATCTTCCCCAGCCTCAGGAGGAGGTGCCAAAGGTGAGCAATGGGGGCCAAGACAAGGACAGATGTGCAACTGAGACAAAAGTGTCACTATGAGAAAACGTAAAGATGACTTGTTATGCTTAGACAAgtgctttttaattattttctatttctgtctgtGAGATGTTAACAGTTCatgataaaaagtaataaatgaaagcaaaatatcaCTTTTAAAGTGGGAGGAATATTggtaacaaaaccaaaaaaattttttttttaaaatctaaaggaAAATTGGCATTTCTGTCAAAAGTTTTATGAATTAGGATACCATTGGACCAGTATGCATATCTAATTTAGTATAACTTAATAGCTACACAATATGGAGAGCTTAATATATCCCCCAATCAGCTCAAAATATCAAGACATTTAGGCTTAAGTTAAACAAACAATGAGTCCCATTGCTTTACCCTTTCAAGAGGTTTGATTCCCTGATGATATTGGTGTGGCATGAAGTCATGTCTGCAATGaacttaagattttaaaaaatgtgaaacacTCATGTCTGTTTATAG
This genomic interval carries:
- the LOC136175663 gene encoding olfactory receptor 5M5-like, with protein sequence MLKENYTEVTEFILLGLTDRVELQPFLFAIFLVIYLTTVFGNVSMILIIRTDSKLQTPMYFFLSHLSFVDLCYATNVMPQMLVNLLSRRKTISFLGCFIQFDFFISLGLTDSYMLTAMAYDRYVAICKPLFYGIKMSRCVCLSLIAASYIYGFANGLAQTILMLRLTFCGPNEINHFYCADPPLLVLACSDTYVNETAMFVVAGSNLMLSLIIILVSYIFIFTAILQMRSPEGRRKAFSTCGSHLTVVTMFFGTLFWMYLRPPSEASVEQTKIAAVFYIFLSPMLNPLIYSLRNKDVKRAIRRVIQEKLFVN